CCATGGGATAAAGAGATTAACAAGTTTGTAAGAACTAATGGAGGGGAGATGAGAATTGCATTCAATTTAattgatggttgattttttATCCTATTAAGGAAAGCTGGACGGTAATCATGTTCCATTTATAGTACAATAATAGATTTTTTCGTAttgaaaaaagttatatttaagtTTGCCTTTTTTCTCCTATGGTAGCATTAATGAGGTAGTATGGCTGAGGCATGCGGGTTGCTCACATATATGAGAATATGTTATAGGAACCATAGCTCAAACAAAAGTATCCAAGAAGATAATTATGACTtgtaatttcatatttataaacaataaaatcattaagATTCAAGAGGTGACCCTCGTTGTATTTGTTCCATTTGGATTCAAAGATGGTCTTTGTGAGACTTTATTCTATCACGACAGTTGTATTTGTTCCATTTGGATTCAAAGATGGTCTTTGTGAGACTTTGTTCTATCACGACATCATTTGTAACATTTTGGACCTTACTATAGgctataaatatcaaataaagcaACTAGGCCACTATACTTAAACCTTGAAATGCATAACGATTTATTTTTGTTGCTTTCTTCTAAGAAAAAAGGCTGATAGACACTCATTCagttccaatttcttgtttttcttctcttttgCTACATGTTTTCCTCCACAGCATGCATTCATTTTGACCTTCACTTAGGTTCCTTAAATGCTGTCAATTGTCATGCATCTAATTGGTACTTGATATCTGCACAGGTAAAGATTATAGGTGTGGAGCCTACCGATGCAAATGCCATGGCATTATCATTGCATCATGGAGAAAGAGTTATACTTGATCAAGTTGGAGGTTTTGCAGATGGTGTTGCTGTCAAAGTTGTTGGTGAAGAGTCCTTTCGTCTATGTAGAGAATTAATAGATGGGATAGTACTTGTCAGCCGAGATGCTATTTGTGCTTCTATAAAGGTAAGATCCACTAACCTCTCTTAATCTCAAACTAATAGTTTTTGTTAATTCACTGTCTCATCTTTTGATGCAACAACTTGTGATTGTAATGGTAGTAATATGATATATTAGTATGGTAATTACTATGTTAGTAACTTATAAATAGTAAGTGTATGCATTATTTTGTTCCATGAATAAATAGTTATTGAATCTGAATTATCTCTCTCAGGTTTAGGCCATTCTTAGTCTCATCTATATTTCTTCTACAAATCCTAGATATCCTAAATTAGAATATATGTTTGGTCAGAAACAGATTAATCAAATTTCTCATACAGGACCTCTTCCATCTAGCTGTGACCCTTTGTTTACAATGGTCTCTTCTTTTCATGCTGATGTTGTATAACAGATTAGTGATATAAATAATTGCAGGACATGTTTGAGGAGAAAAGGAGCATTCTGGAACCTGCAGGTGCTCTTTCTCTGGCTGGAGCTGAAGCTTACTGCAAATATTATGGTCTTAAGGAAGGAAATGTTGTGGCCATAACCAGTGGAGCCAATATGAACTTTGATCGACTAAGAATAGTGACTGAACTTGCAAATGTTGGTAGGCAACGGGAGTCTGTTCTTGCAACATTTTTGCCCGAGGAGCCAGGAAGCTTCAAAAGTTTTTGTGAACTTGTGCGTATCTTCTTGAATCATTAATTAAGGGCTTGTTTTATATGGTTTGTTtggatttaatctaaataaaccACTGTTCCCTCATTAATCACTTTCATCACATCAACCTTAAATACCAAATTAccctaactttttttttataacatttcaaaattttagataCTAAAGATATATTTGTCACCTTACTCAATTAATCCAATTAACGCACTctttacatcaaacaagatttttttttttcaacttatCTGTTTATTTGCAAaaatcaagatcaaacaagctttaagTTTCTCCTCTTGTGTGCTTATAATATGTGGACTCTCTTGGTTTTGCAGGTTGGTCCCTTGAATATAACAGAGTTTAAATATAGATATAACAGGGAAAAGAATAAAGCATTAGTTTTGTACAGGTAAAGTTAGATTTCTTTCTTTTagtatttgaaaaactttgataCTGTCCAACTTTTGTCCCCCTTCTCTCCTCCCAATTACATGTTTTCCTTGATCTAGGTAATTTGTATTTCTAAAACAATCTCCTTTGCAGTTTAGTTGGTTTATATTGGAAGTCGTCTCATGTTTCTTATTAGGCTACCAACGTATTTGTAGTTTCTTGTTTTCTAATTTCCAGTGTTGCTCTTCATACTGTTCTTGAACTTGGAGCATTGGTGGAGAGAATGGAGTCTTCTCAACTTAAAACCATTAATCTGACAAGCAATGACTTGGTTAAAGATCATTTGCGTCATCTGGTAATTTCTTGCCatacattttatctttcataACTTGTGTTCAATACAGTGACTACCAAGTTTGTACTCATTCTAAAGAGAAATCACGTTGTCATTGAAAAATTATCAAAGTTAAAAGTGATTATTTTCGTTTggtataaaattgttttctgGGTCATGATCCAAATAATATCAAGATTTTTTGTTCCAATTTGTAATAATTAGTTTCTAAATCATGATCCATATTATTTTCTAGACCATTGTGATTTTTCTAAGGTGGAGGAGCATTTATAATCTAACTTTTCTTTCTTTATGAACATATCTCAGATGGGTGGCCAATCAAACGTTGAGAATGAACTTCTTTGTCGGTTTGTTTTCCCTGAAAGACCAGGTGCATTAATGAAATTTCTTGATGCATTCAGCCCAACTTGGAACATTACCTTGTTCCATTACCGTGGACAGGTTTAACTTTCTAGCATTtgtatttctgttatttttatCGACATTTGGCCCTTCTTATTGTTTGTTATATTTTCCTTTCATCAAAATGTTGAGTAGGGCGAAATGGGTGCTAATGTATTGGTTGGCATTCAAGTTCCACCAAATGACACTGATGAGTTTCAATCTCGAGCTAACAATCTGGGTTACGACTATGCGGTTGAGTCCAGAAATGATGCATTCCATCTCCTAATGCAGTACTGAGGTATCAGCTTTACGGAAATCATGAACTTGTATCATTTGACAGCAAGCtgttcaattatttttgtgtattagTTGGATGTTCCAGTTTCATCCAGAAAGGGGCTAAATTCCATTGGCATGTATAGTATAGTTGGCTGAACTTGTATTCtctaattatttgtttgataggAAAATGAGTTAGTTCTTAAAACTTTCCTGCAAACTTATGTATTAACCATCACTAAAAcaacaaatcaacaattttcattttattaccACCATATCAaatcctcaattttcttcagTTCCTTTTtgttaaatatgacaaatattgaTGTTCAAAATCTCTATTCTATACATACGTTCAAATGTTGCTAGCATGTTGACAAACTCAGAAGAAAATATAACCCCTTTAAGAATTTTTGCCTACAGAACATATGGTTTAGGTAAATACACTATGTTGTCTTAGATAGCAAGGACTTGTGTTCATAGCCTCAGAGTCTGTGAAACCGGAAACCATTTGTAAATTTCCTCATGGTCATAAACTTCAATTGTTTCAATAAATTCTCATATTTTCTAAGTTTTCATAGAAATATTGCATAGTTAGGAATTGCTTACACTTTTCACCGGCTTGACTTAGTAGTTTCTCATTCCACTATCTACATTCTTTGTAATTCTGACCGCAAATTCTTTGTTAGGACTTAGGAATATctagttattttgtttgaattgttcttattttttttgtgttataatgTATACCTCTATtgcatttataaataaaattgtattttttataagaaaaacaaGAGCAAACTgaatttataacaaatttaaaataaatttgtacaatgaacttcaaaatcataaaagagatttatttttcaaatttgaattccttaattatgttattatatataagacttCTTTAGATTATAACAAAAGCTATATTAATTATGACATGTTACAGACATTTTTAAATCTCATGTGATGTCTGAAAACACCACATCTTAGCTAATTAGTTCTAAAGCTGAACTTACCTTTCAATGAACTCTGAATTTATAATGAATTGTTTCTTCCCAGAAAATTGTTGAAGCAAAAAGAAGCCTTTGCAAACACGCGGTTTTAATACTAAcattatgtttgattaaaaataatctgGATGTGCAATGGTTTAACAATACCAATATGAATATCATATTTAGACTTGGCAGAccatttcttattattttgttattagtttagttgttatatataataataataataataataataattattattattattattattgaggtTAGATTACAGAGTTCTCCTACAATAATGAACTACTCgttttataagaataaataagtcactttttttttgttatcagGTTCACCTGTTCTCAAAACTGGAACcagttaattaaaaatgataagattaaaaataaaataaaaatgatatataggtattaaacttgaaatatatatttatatttgtaacactaaccaattaagttattttaattttaatgtctCACTATTTATTCCTTAGTACAAAACCAACGTCAGGCCAGCTCGATGGATCTCAGGTTATTTGAAGggatgttttaaattttatcaattttcttttataaatatacatattttttttttattaatttcttataactttatttttaatatttttttgtatcaagattaattttaaaaaaattgtaacatctaatttttgacatttttaaaaaaaaatttgacttGAATGTCGATACCAATAaccagtggcggacccagaaatattttctcgggggggccaaatacataataaagtagcattttttggctatcaaataaatgcattttttaattaaaattttactcgataattacataaaaatattaataagcacaattactaaattattcttgtccatgagtcggtacaaaagaagacaaatatcttcattacgttgactataccaatcaatcaattcaataaaatttcctttatttgatgaactacttgactcatcatgtcctcgaaaaggtaatccttgcctcaatagaaagcgtgttacatcaaatattgtcgttaaacatgtgtgataatttatttctatatcacgaccatgtgtacgtaaaacgtttctcacgttatgtctttgatcttaaaatgattcaaattgaattctagcttcattatgacaactatttgaagttctcatatgacgattgaatctttctaatgctattttccaatttttgtactcatctcctataaatgtatcatctacgttttctctatttaaaggtttgaaaagataacaccaaaaacaaaatgatgcatcttttgatatgctctaaccatgtatatttgatcagtaacattaaaatcattagtaggctcattaattgattgagaatacTTATGttggtcatgtgatgtagaagtacaaattcatttatagaacatcttcattattctatatcctacataaaataaatgattaaaaataaatatgtgtcacaacccctaaataaaatctaacaaatacatttatttgttgaaataatttaaaattaatttaaaattaagaaata
This is a stretch of genomic DNA from Impatiens glandulifera chromosome 4, dImpGla2.1, whole genome shotgun sequence. It encodes these proteins:
- the LOC124935810 gene encoding threonine dehydratase 1 biosynthetic, chloroplastic-like, translated to MEALSFTLSHPAFLRSNLSNPLKSPSNDTFKAATTKLRRSVVSATLSKSTAEVSVKASLAPPLQLNPSLPSLSLLKVSPDSLQYPAGYLGAVPDGVASSGGDGIPNAMDYLTNVLTSKVYDVAVESPLQYAPKLSERMGVKVLLKREDLQPVFSFKLRGAYNMMVKLPKEQLKKGVICSSAGNHAQGVALSAQQLGCNAVIAMPVTTPEIKWKSVERLGATVVLVGDSYDEAQAYAKARAEAEGRTFVPPFDHPDVIAGQATVGMEIIRQMKEPVHAIFVPVGGGGLIAGIASYVKRVCPEVKIIGVEPTDANAMALSLHHGERVILDQVGGFADGVAVKVVGEESFRLCRELIDGIVLVSRDAICASIKDMFEEKRSILEPAGALSLAGAEAYCKYYGLKEGNVVAITSGANMNFDRLRIVTELANVGRQRESVLATFLPEEPGSFKSFCELVGPLNITEFKYRYNREKNKALVLYSVALHTVLELGALVERMESSQLKTINLTSNDLVKDHLRHLMGGQSNVENELLCRFVFPERPGALMKFLDAFSPTWNITLFHYRGQGEMGANVLVGIQVPPNDTDEFQSRANNLGYDYAVESRNDAFHLLMQY